A stretch of Imperialibacter roseus DNA encodes these proteins:
- a CDS encoding amidohydrolase has protein sequence MLTCQSWISPAPAGSKLKTKAYQLAEKVEPKVIDWRHDIHEHPELSNREFKTAEKIAAHLKSLGMEVKTGVAITGVVGTLVGGKPGPVVALRADMDALPVPERNDLPWKSKVMGEYNGQSVPVMHACGHDTHVAILMGVAEVLSQMKSELKGTVKFIFQPAEEGAPEGEEGGAELMVKEGVLENPKVDAIFGLHINSATEVGSIRYKPGGALASVNSFTIKVKGRQAHGSAPWSSIDPIVTAAQIINNAQTIVSRNMMLTKEAAVVTFGSIHGGVRSNIIPEEVTLVGTIRALDNGMRDQIHERLRSIATHTAEGMGATAEVIIDKGYPITYNDPALTAKMLPSLEEVAGKENVILSAASTGAEDFSFFQEKVPGFFIFLGGMPKGQDASKVASHHTPDFYVDDEGMLLGIKSLCALTLDYMESPK, from the coding sequence ATGCTTACCTGCCAATCGTGGATTTCGCCAGCGCCTGCTGGTTCGAAGCTGAAAACAAAAGCCTATCAATTGGCCGAAAAGGTAGAGCCCAAAGTCATCGATTGGAGACACGACATACATGAGCACCCTGAGCTATCAAACAGAGAGTTTAAAACTGCCGAAAAAATTGCAGCCCACTTAAAAAGCCTCGGTATGGAGGTAAAAACCGGTGTGGCTATTACCGGCGTTGTCGGAACACTGGTGGGAGGAAAGCCCGGCCCGGTAGTGGCCCTTAGGGCGGACATGGATGCCCTTCCGGTGCCTGAAAGAAACGACCTTCCCTGGAAATCAAAGGTAATGGGAGAGTACAACGGCCAGTCAGTTCCGGTGATGCACGCCTGCGGACACGACACACACGTGGCGATTCTGATGGGCGTGGCCGAGGTGCTGAGCCAAATGAAGAGCGAATTAAAAGGCACCGTGAAGTTCATCTTTCAGCCAGCTGAGGAAGGTGCGCCGGAAGGTGAAGAGGGTGGCGCCGAACTGATGGTGAAGGAAGGGGTGCTGGAAAACCCAAAAGTGGATGCCATCTTTGGTTTGCACATCAACTCAGCCACCGAAGTAGGAAGCATTCGTTATAAGCCAGGCGGAGCCTTGGCCAGCGTAAACAGTTTTACCATCAAAGTGAAGGGGCGCCAGGCGCACGGCTCTGCTCCCTGGAGCAGCATCGACCCAATAGTAACCGCCGCTCAAATCATTAACAACGCCCAGACCATCGTGAGCCGAAACATGATGCTGACCAAGGAAGCTGCCGTTGTCACCTTTGGTAGTATACATGGTGGCGTGCGAAGCAATATCATTCCTGAAGAAGTGACGCTCGTGGGCACTATCCGGGCGCTGGACAATGGCATGAGAGACCAGATTCACGAGAGATTACGTTCCATCGCCACGCATACGGCCGAAGGCATGGGTGCTACTGCCGAAGTTATCATCGACAAGGGATATCCCATCACCTACAACGATCCCGCACTAACAGCCAAAATGCTTCCGAGCCTTGAGGAAGTGGCAGGCAAAGAAAATGTGATTTTGTCGGCCGCCAGCACAGGTGCTGAAGACTTTTCATTCTTTCAGGAAAAAGTGCCTGGCTTTTTCATTTTTCTGGGAGGTATGCCAAAGGGGCAGGACGCCTCAAAAGTGGCCTCTCACCACACGCCTGATTTTTATGTAGACGATGAAGGAATGCTGCTGGGTATAAAGTCTCTTTGCGCTCTAACGCTTGACTACATGGAAAGCCCAAAATAA